One Halolamina litorea genomic window carries:
- a CDS encoding DUF7269 family protein yields the protein MRLRISAAVGAVAVLVGLLVSIQQGFAGLIPVTWAFVLLLAAVAAIQTVNAGFTRRATPILETETGDPERRYEAPAPGDDLAETLALARRRSRAGDRPRDRVRDRVADAAVAAVVDAEGCSTEVAQDRVRHGEWTDDPVAAWFLGTDVPLPRSERARLLATSPFSQFDAAFERTVRAIDRLDDHGGGQ from the coding sequence ATGAGGCTCCGGATCTCGGCGGCGGTCGGTGCCGTCGCGGTGCTCGTGGGCCTGCTCGTCTCCATCCAGCAGGGGTTCGCCGGGCTGATCCCCGTCACGTGGGCGTTCGTGCTGCTGCTCGCCGCCGTCGCGGCGATACAGACCGTCAACGCTGGGTTCACCCGCCGGGCGACACCGATCCTCGAAACCGAGACCGGCGACCCGGAGCGACGCTACGAGGCGCCGGCGCCCGGCGACGACCTCGCCGAGACGCTCGCGCTGGCACGGCGGCGCTCCCGCGCTGGCGACCGGCCGCGCGACCGGGTTCGTGACCGGGTCGCCGACGCGGCCGTCGCGGCCGTCGTCGACGCCGAGGGCTGTTCGACCGAGGTGGCCCAGGACCGCGTTCGTCACGGCGAGTGGACTGACGACCCGGTCGCCGCGTGGTTCCTCGGCACGGACGTGCCGCTCCCGCGGAGCGAACGGGCCCGCCTGCTCGCCACGTCGCCGTTCTCGCAGTTCGACGCGGCGTTCGAGCGAACCGTCCGTGCGATCGACCGTCTGGACGACCACGGGGGTGGGCAATGA